In Helianthus annuus cultivar XRQ/B chromosome 3, HanXRQr2.0-SUNRISE, whole genome shotgun sequence, a single window of DNA contains:
- the LOC110931211 gene encoding cytochrome P450 84A4: protein MEQVDPIDLLTIATVTTGSSFITGCQELAKEVVHDQDETFDNREISVATSVLSYRGQDVAFSKNNANWGKLHKIFVHEFVSNKNLKACSSSRTYEVRKTINKVFSKIGTNVNIREIAFLTEGNVIRRMVWDETSYKGEKGAHLGAELQMVTSNIVKILGQPNLLDFFPSLARFDLQGVEGNMKKKLEKLEQIFASIIEDRIKYNSKMSDDGIRDEGKKDFLQILLDLKDQQDLNNTQVKALLLDASILGTAGMASLIEWTMANIMRNHEVMKRVQEELVKIVGPNNMV from the exons ATGGAACAAGTTGACCCTATCGACCTCCTCACGATCGCCACCGTTACCACCGGGTCCTCCTTCATTACCGGTTGTCAG GAGCTAGCAAAGGAGGTGGTCCATGACCAAGATGAAACTTTTGATAACCGTGAAATATCAGTGGCGACGTCGGTTTTATCTTACCGAGGCCAAGATGTGGCGTTTTCAAAGAACAACGCGAACTGGGGTAAACTTCACAAGATCTTTGTCCATGAGTTCGTAAGTAACAAAAATCTTAAAGCATGTAGTTCTTCCCGTACGTATGAGGTTAGAAAAACAATCAACAAAGTTTTTAGTAAGATTGGGACCAATGTTAACATCCGTGAGATTGCTTTTTTGACTGAGGGCAATGTCATAAGAAGAATGGTTTGGGATGAAACTTCCTATAAAGGCGAAAAGGGTGCCCATCTTGGAGCCGAGTTACAAATGGTTACGTCCAATATTGTTAAAATTTTGGGACAACCAAACTTGTTGGATTTCTTCCCTAGTCTTGCTCGGTTTGATCTTCAAGGTGTTGAGGGGAACATGAAGAAAAAACTTGAGAAATTGGAACAAATTTTCGCAAGTATCATTGAAGATCGTATCAAGTATAACTCCAAAATGTCAGATGATGGAATTAGAGATGAAGGAAAGAAAGACTTTTTGCAGATCTTATTAGATCTTAAGGACCAACAAGATCTTAACAACACCCAAGTAAAAGCACTTCTCCTG GACGCAAGTATTTTAGGAACAGCTGGAATGGCCTCACTCATAGAATGGACGATGGCGAATATTATGAGAAATCATGAAGTAATGAAAAGGGTGCAAGAAGAATTAGTAAAAATTGTTGGACCAAACAACAtggtgtaa